The proteins below are encoded in one region of Fimbriimonadaceae bacterium:
- a CDS encoding flagellar hook-length control protein FliK: MDILAATVPSRTAAEWKANQALPRPSAGTSADPAPSATPRAAAEQAPQNLYDLMVLSQSKTQALGDDALAIDLQDPEVKAALKAVTLPPNPAALQASLVQIGLWTPSPKAEGPTPVPNAQSLRAAIEQLPISAAQRETLASSLPLPHADARASEVIDLGRRVVVPKPKANGDLPYPTPKPSANGVTEVPNPKPGPTPDNVANPNPGPNPGTDPDSVPDPSANGRRHEPLPGQGPLPLPHADQELDGDLVRALRPQIVASKTGSNSPAPKAETSPTPQPHAIHVVENPGAPPVDLPKTTAGTVRTEDPEQPVTHATSNQNATDSAPSPNARTERRQSGGDPMPRVETPKTKAGQTPAPNAGSTEPVKPKDVPAPATKPVGFSAAPVKEVGIGKLDEPQPKAQPATPVAVAKQEELGELTQGSKPAPNAKELEADETAPRATAAQPKASAVHQAPSDTAPHVTVTPKAAAQSAKPSPSATNTLSASQASSVLRQLADRVQTLITARQAGEVVVRLDPADLGSITLSVTSLGNRVDAEVKATHEGVRQALQAGRTELFQQIENRGMTLNSFNVGADQGQAGGQAANYMGAHAEAVRSAQLAAAFTGPRQAETPELTPRDPFTTNALDLAA; this comes from the coding sequence ATGGACATCCTAGCCGCAACCGTACCAAGTCGAACCGCAGCCGAGTGGAAGGCCAACCAGGCTCTGCCACGCCCTTCCGCCGGGACGAGCGCGGATCCGGCGCCTTCGGCGACCCCCCGGGCCGCTGCCGAGCAAGCGCCCCAAAACCTCTACGACCTGATGGTCCTGTCCCAGTCGAAGACCCAGGCGCTCGGTGACGACGCCTTGGCCATCGACTTGCAAGATCCCGAGGTCAAGGCCGCTCTGAAGGCGGTGACCTTGCCGCCCAACCCGGCGGCGCTCCAGGCGAGCCTGGTGCAAATCGGGCTCTGGACGCCTTCGCCGAAGGCGGAGGGTCCCACCCCTGTGCCGAACGCACAGAGCCTGAGGGCGGCGATCGAACAGCTGCCGATTTCGGCCGCCCAGCGCGAAACGCTGGCTTCGTCGCTTCCGCTTCCGCATGCGGACGCCCGCGCTTCAGAGGTCATCGACCTGGGCCGCCGAGTCGTCGTGCCGAAGCCCAAAGCGAACGGCGACCTGCCGTATCCGACTCCAAAGCCGTCGGCCAACGGGGTCACCGAGGTCCCGAATCCGAAACCCGGGCCGACCCCTGACAATGTCGCCAATCCGAACCCTGGCCCCAATCCGGGGACGGACCCGGACTCGGTGCCTGACCCGTCCGCGAACGGGCGTCGTCACGAGCCGCTCCCCGGTCAGGGCCCTTTGCCCCTGCCGCATGCGGACCAAGAGCTTGACGGCGACCTCGTGAGGGCGCTCCGCCCGCAGATCGTGGCGAGCAAGACGGGCTCGAACAGCCCTGCGCCGAAGGCGGAGACCTCGCCGACGCCGCAACCCCACGCGATCCACGTCGTCGAAAATCCGGGCGCGCCCCCGGTCGACCTGCCGAAGACCACCGCCGGAACGGTCCGGACCGAGGACCCCGAGCAGCCCGTCACCCACGCGACTTCCAACCAGAACGCGACCGATTCGGCCCCCAGCCCCAACGCTCGCACCGAGCGACGGCAATCGGGCGGCGACCCGATGCCGCGTGTCGAGACGCCCAAGACGAAAGCCGGGCAGACGCCCGCGCCGAACGCGGGCAGTACCGAACCGGTGAAGCCGAAGGACGTGCCTGCGCCCGCCACGAAGCCGGTCGGCTTCAGTGCGGCCCCGGTGAAGGAGGTCGGGATCGGCAAGCTTGACGAGCCGCAGCCGAAGGCTCAGCCCGCCACCCCCGTCGCCGTTGCCAAGCAAGAAGAGCTTGGCGAGCTGACGCAGGGAAGCAAACCGGCCCCGAACGCGAAGGAACTCGAAGCGGATGAGACCGCGCCGAGGGCCACCGCTGCCCAGCCGAAGGCGTCGGCGGTCCACCAGGCTCCTTCTGACACGGCGCCGCACGTCACGGTCACGCCGAAGGCGGCCGCGCAGAGCGCTAAGCCATCCCCCTCCGCGACGAACACGCTCTCTGCAAGCCAGGCGAGTTCTGTGCTCCGCCAGCTCGCTGACCGGGTGCAGACCCTGATCACGGCTCGCCAGGCGGGCGAAGTCGTGGTCCGGCTGGATCCCGCGGACCTGGGCTCGATCACGCTCTCCGTGACCTCCCTGGGCAACCGGGTGGACGCCGAGGTCAAGGCGACCCACGAAGGAGTGCGCCAGGCTCTGCAGGCGGGCCGCACCGAGCTCTTCCAACAGATCGAGAACCGGGGCATGACCCTGAACTCGTTCAACGTGGGAGCCGACCAGGGCCAAGCGGGCGGCCAGGCCGCCAACTACATGGGTGCCCACGCGGAAGCGGTCCGGTCAGCGCAGCTGGCCGCGGCCTTCACCGGTCCCCGCCAGGCCGAGACGCCCGAGCTGACCCCGCGCGACCCCTTCACCACCAACGCGCTCGATTTAGCCGCTTAG
- the era gene encoding GTPase Era encodes MSSFRAGLVAVVGKPNVGKSSLVNAVVGQKVSIVSDKAQTTRRRILGIASRPDWQIVFADTPGLHKPQHRLGAMLNETMRQSLSDVDLVLVMVDASRMPGKDDRTLAEMVASSQGAGAGPPLVLCLNKMDLLKAADVQSHYDAYAALFPTEHIMLTSVTREQNVDRLVELLVSLLPEGTPLYDPDEVTDQPMRELAAELVREKILRLTRQEVPHAVHVYVEEWDDSGDPSPEAPEPPRPSGGEGVGGEGGPEGTVHISMVVLVETEGQKAIVIGRGGQMLKKIGTEARMEIEEMLERHVFLQLFVKVRSQWRDNLRMLGELGLRT; translated from the coding sequence GTGAGTAGTTTCCGCGCAGGACTGGTCGCCGTCGTCGGCAAGCCGAACGTCGGCAAGAGTTCGCTGGTCAACGCCGTCGTCGGCCAAAAGGTCTCGATCGTCAGCGACAAGGCGCAGACCACGCGGAGGCGCATCCTCGGCATCGCGTCCCGGCCCGATTGGCAGATCGTCTTTGCCGACACCCCCGGACTGCACAAGCCGCAGCACCGGCTGGGGGCGATGCTGAACGAGACCATGCGCCAATCGCTTTCCGACGTCGACCTTGTGCTCGTCATGGTCGACGCGAGCCGCATGCCCGGCAAGGACGACCGGACCTTGGCGGAGATGGTCGCTTCGAGCCAGGGGGCTGGTGCCGGCCCGCCGCTCGTCCTCTGCCTAAACAAGATGGACCTGCTCAAGGCGGCCGACGTGCAGTCGCACTACGACGCCTATGCTGCCCTTTTCCCGACCGAACACATCATGCTGACCAGCGTGACGCGGGAGCAGAACGTGGACCGGCTCGTCGAACTGCTCGTCTCGCTCCTGCCGGAGGGCACCCCGCTCTACGACCCCGACGAGGTGACGGATCAACCCATGCGCGAGCTCGCGGCAGAGCTCGTGCGCGAGAAGATCTTGCGCCTCACGCGGCAAGAAGTGCCCCACGCCGTCCACGTGTACGTTGAAGAATGGGACGACTCAGGAGACCCCTCGCCCGAGGCTCCGGAGCCCCCACGCCCCTCCGGGGGTGAGGGGGTTGGGGGTGAGGGAGGCCCGGAGGGCACCGTGCACATCTCGATGGTCGTCCTCGTCGAGACCGAAGGGCAAAAGGCGATCGTCATCGGCCGGGGAGGACAGATGCTGAAGAAGATCGGGACCGAGGCGCGAATGGAGATCGAAGAGATGCTCGAACGGCACGTCTTTCTCCAGCTCTTCGTAAAGGTCCGGTCGCAATGGCGGGACAACCTGCGCATGCTTGGCGAGTTGGGGTTGAGGACCTAA
- a CDS encoding glycosyltransferase family 4 protein — MRVIMLSWEYPPRIVGGISPHVFDLSKELVKLGIEVHVVTKHTPLAPDEEIEPSGVHVHRVHLDQEPHNFVHEIQLLNKATDLRVRRLLEDWRPGGQPTLFHAHDWLSLDAARELKYEYQLPVVATVHATEWGRNNGIRTGISKYIHDQEYWLTYEAWRVIVCSQFMQEEVERYFSCPADKVDVIYNGVDPAKFEFDATAEEEATWRGRLARPDENIVMYVGRFVREKGIHILLNAASAVLAEEPNTKFVIVGGGYRENLERFVRWYGLRDKVLFTGFMANRSLHQLYRVADVAVFPSLYEPFGIVALEGMAAGCAVVASDAGGLNEVVLHDETGTSSYAGDHGSLAWAILRVLREPERAAKLKKKARARLDTDFNWENIARQTAGVYERVWQEFTQSYWVDRTLWPLAPGAEERAERLRVRDKALTGAYVPRPMSPVAIPESRIDPDAALAAGKTEEEERDT; from the coding sequence ATGCGCGTGATCATGCTCTCGTGGGAATATCCGCCGAGGATCGTCGGCGGGATCAGTCCCCACGTATTCGACCTCTCCAAGGAACTCGTCAAGCTCGGGATCGAAGTGCATGTCGTCACCAAGCACACGCCGCTCGCCCCAGACGAGGAAATTGAGCCGAGCGGGGTCCACGTGCACCGTGTCCACCTGGACCAAGAGCCCCACAACTTCGTCCACGAGATCCAGCTGCTCAACAAGGCGACCGACCTGCGCGTGCGCCGGCTCCTGGAAGATTGGCGCCCGGGCGGTCAGCCGACCCTTTTCCACGCCCACGACTGGCTGAGCCTGGACGCCGCGCGCGAACTCAAGTACGAGTACCAGCTCCCCGTCGTCGCGACCGTCCACGCCACCGAATGGGGGCGCAACAACGGCATCCGCACCGGCATCAGCAAGTACATCCACGACCAGGAATATTGGCTGACCTACGAAGCCTGGCGCGTGATCGTGTGCAGCCAATTCATGCAAGAGGAAGTCGAGCGGTACTTCAGCTGTCCGGCCGACAAGGTCGACGTCATCTACAACGGGGTGGACCCGGCCAAGTTCGAGTTCGACGCGACGGCGGAAGAGGAGGCGACCTGGCGCGGGCGCCTGGCCCGCCCGGACGAGAACATCGTGATGTACGTGGGCCGGTTTGTGCGGGAGAAGGGCATCCACATCCTCTTGAACGCGGCCAGCGCGGTCCTCGCTGAAGAACCAAACACCAAGTTCGTCATCGTCGGCGGCGGGTACCGGGAGAACCTCGAGCGGTTCGTCCGCTGGTATGGGCTGCGCGACAAGGTGCTCTTCACGGGCTTCATGGCGAACCGCTCGCTCCACCAGCTCTACCGGGTCGCGGACGTCGCCGTCTTCCCTTCCCTTTACGAACCCTTCGGGATCGTGGCCTTGGAAGGCATGGCCGCGGGGTGCGCGGTGGTCGCGAGCGATGCAGGCGGGCTGAATGAGGTCGTCCTGCACGACGAGACCGGCACGAGCAGCTACGCAGGGGACCATGGGTCGCTGGCTTGGGCCATCCTCCGCGTGCTGCGCGAGCCCGAACGGGCCGCGAAGCTGAAGAAGAAGGCTCGCGCCCGCCTGGACACCGACTTCAACTGGGAGAACATCGCGCGCCAGACCGCCGGCGTCTACGAGCGCGTCTGGCAGGAGTTCACCCAGAGCTACTGGGTCGATCGGACGCTGTGGCCGTTGGCCCCTGGTGCGGAAGAGCGGGCCGAGCGGCTGCGAGTCCGGGACAAGGCGCTCACGGGCGCCTATGTGCCGCGCCCGATGTCGCCCGTGGCGATCCCAGAATCCCGGATCGACCCGGACGCCGCCCTGGCCGCAGGCAAGACGGAAGAAGAAGAGCGAGACACGTGA
- the murB gene encoding UDP-N-acetylmuramate dehydrogenase, producing the protein MTATPLDPGRIDRNRSLKPFTTLRAGGPAERFVRAATADEFAEMTAWAHRSGMPLTVLGWGSNVLPSDRGVPGIVVLNEARAIEIGEEGVVTADCGCGFQELFLKCAQARLGGLEFAVGIPGTLGGALVSNAGAYRSNVSEFLEAIEVVVDGARQWVEPAFMRFAYRDSILRRATPPPVALVRARLRLPSRPPKAIYDEAREYQRQRILKQPSPASAGSFFKNVYDERLADGLPGLPASLREAGVVPAGYLIQHTGLVGYRHGGAMIARRHANFIVNVQSATATEIRELAQIARRLVQDRFGVSIEEEVLYLGDWSAFE; encoded by the coding sequence ATGACCGCGACCCCGTTGGATCCCGGCCGTATCGACCGCAACCGCTCGCTCAAGCCCTTCACGACCTTGCGCGCGGGCGGCCCGGCGGAGCGCTTCGTCCGAGCGGCGACTGCGGACGAGTTCGCGGAGATGACGGCGTGGGCGCACCGGTCCGGGATGCCGCTCACGGTCCTCGGGTGGGGCAGCAACGTTTTGCCCAGCGATAGGGGCGTGCCCGGTATCGTCGTGCTGAACGAGGCGCGGGCGATCGAGATCGGCGAGGAGGGCGTCGTCACCGCCGACTGTGGCTGCGGCTTCCAGGAGCTCTTCTTGAAGTGTGCGCAAGCGCGGCTCGGGGGGCTGGAGTTCGCCGTCGGGATCCCGGGCACTCTCGGCGGGGCTCTTGTGAGCAACGCGGGCGCTTATCGCTCGAACGTCTCCGAGTTCCTTGAGGCGATCGAAGTCGTGGTGGACGGCGCGCGCCAGTGGGTCGAGCCTGCCTTCATGCGGTTCGCTTATCGAGACTCAATCTTGCGCCGTGCCACCCCGCCGCCGGTCGCGCTCGTGCGGGCAAGGTTGCGGCTCCCCTCGCGCCCGCCGAAGGCGATTTACGACGAGGCGCGGGAGTACCAGCGGCAGCGGATCCTAAAGCAACCGTCGCCAGCCAGCGCGGGCAGTTTTTTCAAGAACGTTTACGACGAGCGGTTGGCGGACGGGCTGCCCGGGTTGCCGGCGAGCCTGCGCGAGGCGGGGGTCGTCCCGGCGGGCTATCTCATCCAGCACACCGGTCTGGTGGGCTACCGCCACGGGGGCGCGATGATCGCGCGCCGCCATGCCAATTTCATCGTCAACGTGCAGTCCGCGACGGCGACCGAGATCCGCGAGCTCGCCCAGATCGCGCGCCGCCTGGTCCAAGACCGTTTCGGCGTCTCGATCGAAGAAGAGGTGCTGTACTTGGGGGATTGGTCGGCGTTCGAGTGA
- the tsaB gene encoding tRNA (adenosine(37)-N6)-threonylcarbamoyltransferase complex dimerization subunit type 1 TsaB, translating to MKLVCSTSSPWVSAALFSAEGVLLGSAGDEGFGRASGTLARLVGEVLRSAGVELSQVEVFVADTGPGSFTGVRVGVTMAKAWAFALQRPSAGLTAFDLVACDRDVFVPSRKGEFFLRRAASGEVERVPAPPICAVGYGLPHRQGVVPDAANAGPLLARLATMDPAALVPTYLAEPSISTPKRAFGLGGTA from the coding sequence ATGAAGCTTGTCTGCAGCACGTCCAGCCCGTGGGTGAGCGCGGCCCTTTTCTCGGCCGAGGGAGTTTTGCTCGGCTCGGCAGGCGACGAAGGCTTTGGCCGCGCGAGCGGCACCCTTGCCCGGCTGGTGGGCGAGGTCTTGCGCTCAGCGGGCGTCGAACTTTCCCAGGTAGAGGTCTTCGTGGCGGACACGGGGCCGGGGAGTTTCACGGGCGTGAGGGTCGGCGTGACGATGGCCAAGGCGTGGGCGTTTGCCCTCCAGCGTCCCTCAGCCGGACTCACTGCGTTCGACCTGGTCGCTTGCGACCGTGACGTCTTCGTGCCAAGCCGGAAGGGAGAGTTCTTCTTGCGCCGGGCAGCCAGCGGGGAAGTCGAGCGCGTGCCCGCGCCTCCGATCTGCGCGGTGGGCTATGGCCTCCCCCACCGTCAAGGCGTGGTGCCGGACGCTGCGAATGCGGGGCCGCTCCTCGCCCGGCTCGCGACGATGGACCCCGCCGCCCTGGTCCCCACCTATCTCGCCGAGCCCAGCATTTCGACTCCGAAGCGGGCGTTCGGCCTGGGTGGCACCGCATGA
- a CDS encoding DMT family transporter: MDAGRRWNFSPYLAFVVVAWAANFSALKILFHDVQPAAAGLVRYVGMSLAVAGAVLASGGSLRYPKGTFWTFNLGGFLGSGVYMLLFLEGMGKSPAALGAIALATVPILTMLIGAAAGQERMTPRLVLGSLVGFLGVAIAILGRGQGSNGETWGALMVLAAAVVWALSAVVLRPVVTSVTPFASLALTLPGAAIVMLPYGTMAAARTDWGAVSWNAWVALAYLVVVAGMLGFSAYYKGLGEVGAARATMVQYFIPPAAAFFAWILLGSPLHASEAVGLVVTVAGVALASNRKPAAQPAVAEPARVCPGESS, translated from the coding sequence GTGGACGCAGGGCGACGGTGGAACTTCAGCCCGTACTTGGCGTTTGTCGTCGTGGCATGGGCCGCGAACTTCAGCGCGCTCAAGATCCTTTTCCACGACGTCCAGCCAGCCGCCGCGGGCCTTGTCCGCTATGTCGGCATGTCCCTGGCCGTGGCCGGTGCGGTGCTCGCTTCGGGCGGGTCTTTGAGATACCCGAAGGGCACGTTCTGGACCTTCAACCTGGGCGGTTTCCTTGGGAGCGGGGTCTATATGCTCCTCTTCTTGGAAGGTATGGGGAAGTCTCCTGCGGCCCTGGGTGCCATCGCCCTCGCGACGGTGCCGATCCTCACCATGCTCATCGGCGCGGCGGCAGGGCAGGAGCGCATGACGCCCCGCCTCGTTTTGGGCTCGTTAGTGGGCTTTCTCGGCGTGGCGATCGCGATCTTGGGCCGTGGCCAGGGCTCCAACGGTGAGACCTGGGGCGCGCTGATGGTGCTGGCGGCGGCGGTCGTCTGGGCGCTTTCCGCGGTGGTCTTGCGGCCCGTCGTGACTTCCGTCACCCCGTTCGCCTCGCTCGCACTGACCCTGCCGGGGGCGGCGATCGTGATGCTCCCTTATGGGACGATGGCGGCCGCAAGAACGGACTGGGGCGCGGTCTCCTGGAACGCCTGGGTGGCGCTCGCCTACCTTGTCGTGGTCGCGGGCATGCTGGGGTTCTCCGCCTACTACAAGGGCTTGGGCGAGGTCGGGGCGGCGCGGGCGACGATGGTGCAGTACTTCATCCCCCCTGCGGCTGCGTTCTTCGCATGGATCTTGCTGGGCTCGCCCTTGCACGCGAGCGAGGCGGTGGGCTTGGTCGTGACGGTCGCAGGCGTCGCCTTGGCGAGCAACCGCAAGCCCGCCGCGCAACCTGCGGTGGCAGAGCCGGCCCGGGTTTGCCCGGGAGAATCGTCCTGA
- a CDS encoding DUF899 family protein has product MSQTVEELERQIYMLKEQLAEARRNAEPEPIQDFELHNGSGPIKLSALFGAHEDLLVIHNMGASCSYCTLWADGLNTYLPLVASRMAAVLVSPDDPETQARLAAHRGWKFRVVSDQSRKFTTAMGFYGEEGWAPGASGFRRVGDRVYRTNKTNFGPGDDFCPVWPLMDLVGGPKGWEPGDAFGN; this is encoded by the coding sequence ATGTCCCAGACCGTCGAAGAGCTTGAAAGGCAGATCTATATGCTAAAGGAACAACTGGCGGAAGCCCGCCGCAACGCCGAGCCGGAGCCGATCCAGGACTTTGAGCTCCACAACGGAAGCGGCCCTATCAAGCTTTCCGCACTGTTCGGAGCCCACGAAGATTTGTTAGTGATCCACAACATGGGGGCCAGTTGCTCCTACTGCACGCTCTGGGCGGACGGGCTCAACACGTACCTGCCGCTCGTGGCCTCGCGGATGGCGGCGGTGCTAGTCTCGCCGGACGACCCGGAAACGCAGGCCAGGCTCGCTGCCCACCGGGGCTGGAAGTTTCGTGTGGTCTCCGATCAATCGCGCAAGTTCACGACTGCGATGGGCTTCTATGGCGAGGAGGGCTGGGCGCCGGGGGCGAGCGGTTTCCGCCGCGTGGGCGATCGCGTCTACCGCACCAACAAGACCAACTTCGGCCCGGGCGACGACTTCTGCCCGGTGTGGCCGCTGATGGACTTGGTCGGTGGCCCCAAGGGCTGGGAGCCGGGCGACGCCTTCGGGAACTGA
- a CDS encoding M48 family metallopeptidase: MSRKPKARLHFEEPFELALPSRTVAVALRRSTRARRARLQVSAAGVTLTVPERLPRREAIDAALKFAAWIDRHLKKIEGERVGEEAALLWRGEPLEIVEGGGPFLEGSCLTVPEGWDRARIGAALREYADPLLRRRVEELGAVTGLRPSKVRILDQRTKWGACTARGTVTLNWRLAMAPPAVMDYVLLHELCHLRELNHSARFWALVETHCPDWREHRGWLRRHGASLGAR, encoded by the coding sequence ATGTCGCGCAAGCCCAAGGCCAGGCTCCATTTCGAAGAACCCTTCGAACTGGCCCTGCCGAGCCGGACGGTAGCCGTCGCCTTGCGGCGGTCCACCCGGGCGCGCCGCGCTCGGCTGCAAGTCTCAGCCGCCGGAGTCACCCTGACGGTCCCCGAGCGGCTTCCGCGCCGGGAAGCGATCGACGCCGCCCTGAAGTTTGCCGCGTGGATCGACCGCCATCTGAAGAAGATCGAAGGTGAGCGCGTAGGCGAGGAAGCCGCCCTGCTTTGGCGCGGAGAACCGCTTGAAATCGTGGAAGGGGGCGGGCCCTTCCTTGAGGGGAGCTGCCTCACCGTGCCTGAAGGCTGGGATCGAGCGAGGATCGGGGCCGCGCTGCGCGAGTACGCCGACCCGCTCCTCAGACGCCGGGTCGAAGAGCTTGGCGCCGTCACGGGGCTTCGCCCGAGCAAGGTCCGCATTCTGGACCAGCGGACCAAATGGGGCGCCTGCACCGCCCGCGGGACGGTGACCCTGAATTGGCGGTTGGCCATGGCCCCGCCCGCCGTGATGGACTACGTCCTTCTCCACGAGCTCTGCCACCTGCGGGAGCTGAACCACTCGGCGCGGTTCTGGGCGCTTGTCGAGACGCATTGTCCCGACTGGCGCGAGCACCGGGGCTGGCTCCGGAGGCACGGGGCCAGCCTCGGCGCGCGCTGA
- a CDS encoding penicillin acylase family protein: MHALLLGMALLAPPRLAVERDAYGVAKVTAPTFEEACFAFGKVVAEDRLWQMETSRRVARGRMSEVFGKDSLNSDKDALSDAYTDDEYREMIAALPETARTAFREYARGVNAEIDARKAAGTLPKGYAENGFQPEPWTETDSAAISVMLARRFGTGGAGELRNFALWQYLKTQPVKDRAVDVLDDFLWFNDPRAIPTLGDFDDPKIAERPKYSPPGREVTARQLQDLPNVNLLELASSIRAANDTDQTLLAQSASAPYKTGSYAIVVAASRSANGRPILLSGPQMGLTVPSIVHEVALDAPGLRVAGIDVPGVPAIVVGNTPYMAWGLTTGVGDLADIFWAPLEGESYKFGAETRPLEKIRYSIKVKGQDPVDFVAERTHHGPVLLKSKGGKAVFSVETGHWKRELASWSSLFDMYRARSVAELDDARSRIAVNFNFFFATADGHIGWRYTGRFPKRAEGLDARFPVRDMPENQWQGTLPTSDLPAVDDPKTGLLVNWNNKPASWWPNGDTPAWGRLFRNQPLHKFLRRPVLTQGDLERAVWGVSHFDEGDASFMPYFKEAMARAGPTPSAEWQTLGAFDGWLDNGSPSAAVYEEAVRQLRGKLFRQSVGNFTSERFFEVAVQPSVMLQAMDRATKVDYLAGRDPVDVAKEAAEAAFQAMAARYGADPAGWVYTAASFPAPDGTRVAYSNRGAYIQITGFGEGPFARSVLPPGVAESGEHAADQVSLARSFLFKPVWLLRDPK; this comes from the coding sequence ATGCACGCCCTTTTACTTGGCATGGCCCTTCTCGCCCCGCCGCGCTTGGCCGTCGAGCGCGACGCCTACGGTGTGGCGAAAGTGACGGCACCGACCTTTGAGGAGGCGTGCTTCGCGTTCGGCAAGGTGGTCGCCGAAGACCGGCTCTGGCAAATGGAGACGAGCCGCCGCGTGGCCCGCGGTCGGATGTCGGAGGTCTTCGGCAAGGACTCTTTGAACTCGGACAAGGACGCCCTATCCGACGCCTACACGGACGACGAGTACCGCGAGATGATTGCGGCCCTGCCGGAGACGGCGCGCACCGCCTTCCGGGAGTACGCACGGGGCGTGAATGCCGAGATCGACGCGCGCAAGGCGGCCGGCACCCTGCCCAAGGGCTACGCCGAGAACGGCTTCCAGCCCGAGCCGTGGACGGAGACCGACTCGGCCGCGATCTCGGTGATGCTCGCGCGGCGCTTCGGGACGGGCGGAGCGGGCGAGCTTCGCAACTTCGCCCTTTGGCAGTACCTCAAAACGCAGCCCGTGAAGGACCGGGCGGTCGATGTCCTCGACGATTTCCTCTGGTTCAACGATCCGCGCGCGATCCCGACGCTCGGCGACTTTGACGACCCCAAGATCGCGGAGCGGCCCAAGTATTCGCCCCCCGGAAGGGAAGTGACCGCGCGCCAACTCCAAGACCTGCCAAACGTCAATTTGCTGGAGCTCGCCTCCTCGATCCGCGCCGCGAACGACACAGACCAGACGCTCCTGGCACAAAGCGCTTCCGCGCCCTACAAGACGGGCTCCTACGCGATCGTGGTCGCGGCCAGCCGGTCTGCGAACGGCAGACCGATCCTCCTTAGCGGGCCGCAGATGGGGCTGACCGTTCCTTCGATCGTGCACGAGGTGGCGCTGGACGCTCCGGGGTTGCGCGTCGCTGGCATCGACGTCCCGGGCGTTCCTGCGATCGTCGTGGGTAACACCCCTTATATGGCCTGGGGGCTGACAACCGGCGTCGGCGACCTCGCCGATATCTTCTGGGCCCCGCTGGAAGGCGAGTCGTACAAGTTCGGCGCCGAGACGCGGCCCTTGGAGAAGATCCGCTACTCGATCAAGGTGAAGGGCCAGGATCCGGTGGACTTCGTGGCAGAGCGTACTCACCACGGCCCGGTCCTGCTGAAAAGCAAAGGCGGGAAGGCCGTCTTCAGCGTAGAGACCGGCCATTGGAAGCGCGAGCTGGCGAGCTGGTCCAGCCTCTTTGACATGTACCGCGCGAGAAGCGTCGCCGAGCTCGACGACGCCAGGTCCCGCATCGCGGTGAACTTCAACTTCTTCTTCGCCACCGCCGACGGCCATATCGGGTGGCGCTACACAGGGCGCTTCCCCAAGCGCGCCGAAGGGCTTGACGCGCGCTTCCCCGTGCGCGATATGCCCGAGAACCAGTGGCAGGGCACCCTGCCGACCAGCGACCTGCCCGCCGTCGACGACCCGAAAACGGGCCTCCTCGTGAACTGGAACAACAAACCGGCCAGCTGGTGGCCCAACGGTGACACGCCGGCATGGGGTCGGCTCTTCCGGAACCAGCCGCTTCATAAGTTCTTGAGGCGGCCGGTGCTCACCCAGGGCGACCTGGAGCGGGCGGTCTGGGGCGTTTCCCACTTTGACGAAGGGGACGCTTCCTTCATGCCGTACTTCAAAGAGGCGATGGCCAGGGCCGGGCCTACGCCCTCGGCAGAGTGGCAGACGCTCGGCGCCTTCGACGGCTGGCTCGACAACGGCTCGCCTTCCGCCGCGGTCTATGAAGAAGCCGTGCGGCAATTGAGGGGCAAGCTCTTCCGGCAAAGTGTCGGCAACTTCACGAGCGAGCGGTTCTTCGAGGTCGCGGTGCAGCCGAGTGTGATGCTCCAGGCGATGGACCGGGCGACCAAGGTGGATTATCTCGCTGGGCGCGACCCGGTGGACGTGGCGAAAGAAGCGGCCGAGGCTGCCTTCCAGGCGATGGCGGCCCGGTACGGGGCAGACCCCGCGGGTTGGGTCTATACCGCGGCAAGCTTCCCCGCACCGGACGGCACCCGGGTCGCTTATAGCAACCGGGGGGCGTACATCCAGATCACGGGATTCGGCGAAGGGCCCTTTGCAAGGAGCGTCCTGCCGCCCGGCGTGGCCGAATCGGGCGAGCATGCGGCAGACCAGGTCTCCCTGGCGCGGTCGTTCCTCTTCAAGCCCGTGTGGCTGCTCAGGGATCCGAAGTAA
- a CDS encoding DUF5326 family protein yields the protein MGSNNGIGKLLLYIALGVLALWLAGSVLTWAIALVFKVLIPVLVIGGLGYLVYRAFSRKSLTGSDRRSLP from the coding sequence ATGGGTTCGAACAACGGAATAGGCAAGCTGCTCCTGTACATTGCGCTGGGCGTCCTTGCCCTGTGGCTGGCGGGGTCGGTCCTCACTTGGGCGATCGCGCTGGTCTTCAAGGTCCTGATCCCCGTCCTCGTGATCGGCGGACTTGGATACCTGGTCTACCGCGCGTTTTCGAGGAAGTCGCTGACGGGCTCGGACCGCCGCTCCCTTCCATAA